The proteins below come from a single Procambarus clarkii isolate CNS0578487 chromosome 54, FALCON_Pclarkii_2.0, whole genome shotgun sequence genomic window:
- the LOC138352568 gene encoding general transcription factor IIF subunit 2-like — translation MSQQSKKDLDVTNCSRGLWLVKVPKYLGDKWANCAGHDVGKLKITRVPGERPTITFKSSEHTMKDGKIPREHKVISHSLKEMTLGVLSQPDPGSSSAAAAPETQQLYLEGQVIHKLECQPVVDDYYINQKKEAVKKAAKPLHTVKLIDRPFNVYKPISHHKQNVHLEQKKKAAGKMIRDDKDKVMELLFAAFEKHQYYNIKDLHKITRQPITYLKEILKELCDYNVKHPYKNMWELKPEYRHYKTDEKAVENSVSD, via the coding sequence ATGAGTCAACAGTCTAAGAAGGATTTAGATGTTACGAATTGCAGCCGTGGGCTGTGGCTGGTCAAGGTACCTAAATATTTGGGGGACAAATGGGCAAACTGTGCTGGCCATGACGTTGGGAAGCTTAAGATTACCAGGGTTCCTGGTGAACGTCCAACAATAACCTTTAAGTCAAGCGAACACACCATGAAGGACGGCAAAATTCCTCGGGAGCACAAGGTAATCTCTCATAGTCTTAAGGAAATGACACTCGGAGTTCTTTCTCAACCAGATCCTGGCAGTAGCTCGGCTGCTGCAGCTCCCGAGACACAGCAATTGTACTTGGAGGGACAAGTCATCCACAAACTAGAATGTCAGCCTGTAGTGGACGACTACTATATCAATCAGAAAAAGGAAGCTGTGAAGAAAGCTGCCAAGCCTCTTCACACGGTAAAGCTTATTGACAGACCCTTCAATGTCTATAAGCCTATATCACATCATAAACAAAATGTTCATTTAGAACAGAAGAAGAAGGCAGCAGGCAAGATGATTCGTGATGATAAGGATAAGGTCATGGAGTTGTTGTTTGCTGCATTTGAAAAGCATCAGTATTACAATATTAAGGATCTCCACAAGATTACCCGACAACCAATCACATATCTAAAGGAGATCCTGAAGGAACTATGTGACTATAATGTTAAACATCCATACAAAAATATGTGGGAACTCAAGCCTGAGTACCGTCATTATAAGACTGACGAAAAGGCTGTGGAAAATTCAGTGAGTGATTAG